In Mangifera indica cultivar Alphonso chromosome 14, CATAS_Mindica_2.1, whole genome shotgun sequence, the DNA window CTTTTTCCTGAAAGGAtcaaagagaaaagaatttaCTTTTGTGGAAAATGATGATAAAAGTCGGCATCTCTTGCGGGTCATACTCACTCAGCTGTCATGTTAATTATTCTTTtcgacccaaaaaaaaaaaaaaacacttatcAAAGTTACATTGGACGAGATAAATCAGTCCAGGCCATGCTTATGCTTTATGAAGACTTCTATCGATGCCACTAGAAAAGGTCAATCCAAACTGAAGTTAGGGTTTGTGCTGTGTTATGTTATGATTCAGTACAAAAACGCttttacatcaaatatatatggtAGTTTTCCTATAAAGCTAAAGATAAAAAGCAATTTTCTCTCAGTTTCAGGTTGTGGGTTTTCTGATTGAGCCACTATAAAAGATTTAGACTCAGTATAAAGCCATATAAACAGTAGAACAACACTTTTAACCTAATAGTCCAATCTCCATTGGTCTTTGCAAGCCAGAATGTAGGATGCaatctttcaataatttctaaaacttgTACCATAACTTTAATTTCTTGGCCCTCCTCCTCCCTTTTGAATTACGGGTGAAAGCTTttgaatcatatatattttgatctGGATGGTTAAAAACAAAGACGATTTAGTTAGTAGTAGACAATTTAAACGATATAGAATATACATTGTAATCGGCTCTATctcctttcatttttttattgaaatccgaatttaaatattaagagcaaaagtaattaaataaatatggtTGATTGAAGGCAgcagattaaaaaattaaggaaacaaaaatcaaacaaattatagGATAATCATTCCAAATGGGAAAGGCATGGACACTAGCTTTCTTCTAAAGACCTcatcatatgtgtcatcatgcaCATTTggggttttctttctttctttctttcttctcaacTCAACCTCCCTCTTCCTTCACTACTGCTTCTTCACAACTTTAACTTTTCACCGCCTCCCCCGAAAATATTAGTATTCTATTCCACCTAAAAGAAAGGTAATTAAATTGATTGCACCATTTTGGAGAGAGGGAGAAAGAAAGCAGTGAGGGATCCACTCTTTGCTTATAAGCTTGTGTTTGTTTAGGGTTCATACACCCAATAACAGATTACCTATTCTCTTTGGTTTTCTGCCTAATTACAATCATAATTCTCCCTTTCATTAGCTTATCTTTATTTCTGACCAAACCAACAACTACAGCAGCTTCAAAGATTTAAGATAAGATGGCTGaagaaaaaaatccaattcCAAATGGTTTTGATCAGAGCTCAGTCGGTGGATCAAATCCTCCTGTtgcaaagaagaagagaaaccTTCCAGGAAACCCAGGCAAGCTTTCTTCAAAGATATATAGCTTCTTCTTTAagcttctctctttttttcctttttattaataacttcTTGGTATCATGAGTATATCCAAAGTCAACCTTGCTTATGAAATGATGATTCCATTCCATATGACGGATGGGTTTATATTGTGTTTTGACAGATCCTGAAGCTGAAGTCATAGCCTTGTCACCGAAGACTCTGATGGCCACCAACAGATTCTTGTGTGAAATATGCGGAAAGGGTTTTCAAAGAGATCAGAATCTGCAACTTCATCGACGAGGGCATAACCTTCCATGGAAGCTGAAGCAAAGAACTAGCAAGGAAGCAAGAAAACGCGTTTATGTTTGTCCCGAAAAAACCTGTGTCCATCACCATCCTTCTAGGGCTCTCGGTGACCTAACAGGCATTAAAAAGCACTTCTGTAGGAAGCATGGAGAGAAAAAGTGGAAGTGTGAGAAGTGCTCAAAGCGATACGCTGTGCAATCCGACTGGAAAGCCCACTCGAAAACCTGTGGCACTAAGGAATACAAATGTGATTGTGGAACTATATTTTCCCGGTatgttttactaaattttttctttttggtacaTATCCTCTGATTAGTAATAGTTTGAAGAGGAAATTAAGGGGGCATGAAAACGATTTTTGTGGTTGTTTTAGCTTTGTCTGCGTTACAAAGGAACCGCCCCATagaagaaaatcaagaaagtaGAATGAAGAATAATGAAAGTGATATCTGCGGTTGATATATCTCTCTTCCTAATAGATAGAACAGCGCCCTCCCTTCTCTCTTTATGGCTTTTTAtaagaaaggaaataaaaagTCATTGTAAGAGACAAAGGGCTCAATTTTTAGAAAGACGTCCATTAATTTCCATTTTCCGAAATATCTTCTCATTGCatttgagattttatatttttcttaaattagaGCCTTGAACTTCGTTGTGCTGACAGTCTTAACACtgttttttatcttattattattagcTAAGTGCAAACACGTATATCGCATAGTCATTCACAGTGCTCATATAAAGGAATTTCTTGGGACAACCTATCAAGTGTTTCCAAATTTAAAACCaagctttctttttcaatttttcttgatttatgaTTAGAATCTATTCATGTTGGCCCTCTAAACAATTCATCTTCTTTATActgatttaatatttatggATTTTGTTTGAATAGGCGGGATAGCTTTATCACCCACAGAGCATTCTGCGATGCCTTGGCAGAAGAAACTGCAAGAGTGACGGCAGCATCAAACATGAACAACTTGGCCAACAGTGGTCTCAATTATCAGCTTATGGGGACTCCACTAGGGCCAACCATGGCGCAACATTTCTCTGCTGTTTTTAAGCCAATCTTAAGCAATGACGATACAATGGATCAAACAAAGAGAGGACTCTCTTTGTGGATGGGTCAAGGATCTCAAGCTCATGAAACAGTAGGCAATAATCTCCAAGAAATTCATCAACTTGGTACTGTGAATTCAGGATCCCTCTTCGGGGATCCTCTTGTTTCTTGTTCAAATCCTCCACCATCCGATTACCAGTTAAATTGGGTGTTCGGAAATAAGCTCTCTCCAAATAATAATGGTGAAGCCCTATCAAGCACTTCACTCCCATTAAGCGATGTCAAGGGAACTGGAACTCAGCTTGTGAGTGTTCCTTCTCTGTATAGTTCCCAACACTCTCATCACGCGACGTCGGCTAATATGTCAGCGACAGCCTTGTTGCAAAAAGCTGCACAAATTGGAGCAACTTCAACAGACTCCTCGTTCTTAGGGAGTTTTGGGTTGAAGTGCAGCAATAATCAAGTTCAAGATGGTAACAAATACTGTGGATTGTATGGTTCAAATTCAAACCCAGTAGGCATCAATCTCGGAAGCGATGTGGAGAACTCTGGGAGTGACATTACAACTTTGAATCAGCTGCAAATGTACCCGGCAGCCAAACGCCGGCACTTGCAGAGTGATGACAGTAGAGGAGGACAAACCAGAGACTTCCTAGGTGTTGGCGTGCAAGCTATCAGTTGTCACCCATCATCCATCAAtggatggatttaattaatatgcTCAAATTACAAGGGAATTGCATGAGTTGCATATTTCCTCAATGGAAAAGCAAGTTGATACAATTAAGTGGAGTTGAAGTGTGGGAGAAAGAAAGAggaaatttattaattagaaaCTTTACGGAGAGAAGAAAAGGTAGGCATTGAGTGCTTAATGGGagtttaattaaaagttgtgtACTGAGAAAAACTATTCAAAGAGCCCAAGGAGAACATCCATGCATATTCTGTTGAACCCCTTTGAAGATGgctgtttttatttttgataaaaaaggGGGGTGAAGTGGTGGGGGCAAAACAATACCCCCTTTTAAGCTCTATTATTGCAATCTTTCATCTGTGTTGTGGTTACTGTCTTGTCCAACTGGATTTAAAAGAATATTTCCAGTTACAAAAGGCTTTGATTCTAGCACAAATAGCCTTTAGGCCCTGttgtttaaaataaactatAGCTTTTCCCTTCACTACCCATTGTTGAACATTCATTTAAGTATGAAATTCTCTTAACCCAAAAGGATAAATCCCTTTAATTACATGTACATTTCCACTTGCCTTTAAAGTCCTTCACGTATGCCAGTTTTAAAATGTACAGTAGTGGCCTGCATGCAACTCTTCCCATCACAGTCTCTCAGTAGATTTCCCAGAAAGAGTATAGTACATAGTATATacatgaaaaaggaaataaagatGAACAGAAGAAAGACCAATGCGTCAAAATcgaggaaaaaaagaaaaaagaaggggCACTCTTTGTATTGGCGTCTTCATTTTAGGAGCTTGATAGATGAATGCGAGCCTTGCTTGGTGTGTGAAACaagttatatacatataaaggaCCAATATATGACAGTTTCTCATCATCACAAATTTGTCAATATGGagtataaagaaaagaaaacagacCCTCAATCTCAAATCtttttgaagagaaaaagaaaaagaacgtAGTCAAGTCTATCTTATCGTCGTCATTGTGTTTAATGTCCAGCTTTGAGGCCGGTGCTGCAAACAGATGGAAATGGGGCCTCGTGTCCGCgataagaaaaagagaaaacatgaACAGAGAAATAAAAGGGGGTTTTATTTGCTGGCTTCATTTGCACTACTGAGACCCTGTtgaatcattattaaaatattgaaggCCAAAAAAGCCCAAACTCACGTccgattattttaaaaaactcctcctcatattaaaatttattattaagattaaaaatataaatattatttaattaaaaatatttaaaaaattaaaaatttatcatatatttttttaatttaaagatttcatattttttaatccaaaatttaaaaaataactattttcttttaaagttttttggGATAATTGGAGATGTAAACTTCTCCATCTCTGAccatattttctctctctcaatctcttcCTTGGTCAATGATGAAAACGACAAGAGAAAAGATAATAGAAAGATTACAAGAGAGAGAAAACAGTATTAGAGATAGTTAAGTTAATTGAAAAGtgatgatgaaaaaaatcaaatcctaaaggtgatgcaacttttcaaaacaattagttagaaaaattattaaattttaaacaaacgaaaaaaaatgtgataaaattttagttttttaatatgtttagctaaaaaatattttttgttttaaaccTAACAAAAatgtaagtatttaaatttttaaaactttacgaataagagtttaaaaatacactaaacattaggtgggaataagtcttttggccaatctGTAATTTTCTTGCAATACCTAAATGAAAAACCGAAAAAACGTTGTCAAATGCCCTCACTACGTTGCCGAGTAAACCCATTTTACAAACAACATATGATCCTTTAGATCAATTTATATGGTTGAGAAAACGGAAGGATTTGAGAATAATATAAGCCCAATCCAAATCCAGAGCTGAAAGGCCGAGACGGCCAAAGCCCAAAGCCGAAGTCGATAAACAAATACCCAGGACCAAACCTTCCAGACGGAGACGCATTGCCGGTGCCAGAGCGATAGAGTTGCTGGTTGCAGACGGAAAGCATGAAATTCACTGACTCACCGGTAATTGAACTCCCAGTTCGCGATGCTTTACTTTCCATCCAGCAAGACAACGGGTCTATGCACGTCGGCACTTCCGTTTGGCCCTGTTCTTTAGTCCTCGCCAAGTTTGTCGAACGATGGGCACCACCCCAACCCACGATCCAACCCTCCGAAAAAAACCCCTACTCTGGTCTCCTCGACTTCCGCACGTCCCGACGCCGCGCCATCGAGCTTGGTACCG includes these proteins:
- the LOC123195782 gene encoding zinc finger protein MAGPIE, which gives rise to MAEEKNPIPNGFDQSSVGGSNPPVAKKKRNLPGNPDPEAEVIALSPKTLMATNRFLCEICGKGFQRDQNLQLHRRGHNLPWKLKQRTSKEARKRVYVCPEKTCVHHHPSRALGDLTGIKKHFCRKHGEKKWKCEKCSKRYAVQSDWKAHSKTCGTKEYKCDCGTIFSRRDSFITHRAFCDALAEETARVTAASNMNNLANSGLNYQLMGTPLGPTMAQHFSAVFKPILSNDDTMDQTKRGLSLWMGQGSQAHETVGNNLQEIHQLGTVNSGSLFGDPLVSCSNPPPSDYQLNWVFGNKLSPNNNGEALSSTSLPLSDVKGTGTQLVSVPSLYSSQHSHHATSANMSATALLQKAAQIGATSTDSSFLGSFGLKCSNNQVQDGNKYCGLYGSNSNPVGINLGSDVENSGSDITTLNQLQMYPAAKRRHLQSDDSRGGQTRDFLGVGVQAISCHPSSINGWI